In Morococcus cerebrosus, a single genomic region encodes these proteins:
- the ygiD gene encoding 4,5-DOPA dioxygenase extradiol yields the protein MKKMPVLFVGHGSPMNVLDKENPFNQNLSLITQKFAKPKAILMISAHWYSSRLQVTSGEHPEMIYDFYGFPEELSQVQYPAPGSPELAEQVRSLLQPENVGLNPTRGFDHGAWAVLKFLYPDADIPVVQLSLNRSQSAEWHFNLAKKLSALREQGVLIIGSGNIIHNLSVMSRAHINQIGAGYDWAFAFREAVNQAIVERDDDTLIHYERLGEKAMLSVPTPEHYLPFLCIMALREPDDAITFFNDNLVAGSLSMTSLLVG from the coding sequence ATGAAAAAAATGCCTGTATTGTTTGTTGGGCATGGTAGTCCGATGAATGTGTTGGATAAGGAAAATCCGTTCAACCAAAATCTCAGCCTGATTACGCAAAAGTTTGCCAAACCCAAAGCGATTTTGATGATTTCAGCGCATTGGTACAGCAGCCGTTTGCAGGTTACATCGGGCGAACATCCTGAAATGATTTACGATTTTTACGGATTTCCTGAAGAGCTGAGCCAAGTTCAGTATCCGGCGCCCGGTTCGCCCGAATTGGCGGAGCAGGTGCGCTCGTTATTGCAGCCGGAAAATGTCGGACTGAACCCGACACGCGGTTTTGATCATGGTGCGTGGGCGGTGTTGAAATTTCTGTATCCTGATGCTGATATTCCTGTGGTACAACTCAGCCTGAACCGTTCGCAATCGGCGGAATGGCATTTCAATTTGGCGAAAAAATTATCCGCCTTGCGCGAACAGGGTGTGTTGATTATCGGCAGCGGCAATATTATCCATAATCTGAGCGTGATGAGCAGGGCGCATATCAATCAAATCGGCGCGGGTTATGATTGGGCGTTTGCGTTCCGCGAAGCGGTCAATCAGGCGATTGTTGAGCGGGATGACGACACTTTGATTCATTACGAACGGCTGGGCGAAAAGGCGATGCTCTCCGTGCCGACGCCGGAACATTATCTGCCTTTTCTTTGCATCATGGCATTGCGCGAACCGGATGATGCCATTACGTTTTTCAACGACAACCTTGTCGCAGGTTCGCTCAGTATGACTTCGCTTTTAGTGGGGTAA
- the cueR gene encoding Cu(I)-responsive transcriptional regulator: MMNISQAAAESGLSAKQIRDYEKHGLIAPAARSEASYRRYGQADLARLRFIRHAREVGFSLPQIGQLLSLQHNPQRTSREVKTLTARHIAELEAKIERLQGMVAELQRWHDACAGDDCPDCAILAGLEER; encoded by the coding sequence CTTTCCGCCAAACAAATCCGCGACTACGAAAAGCACGGCCTAATCGCCCCGGCCGCGCGCAGCGAAGCGAGCTACCGCCGCTACGGACAGGCCGACCTTGCCCGGCTGCGCTTTATCCGCCATGCGCGGGAAGTGGGCTTTTCGCTGCCGCAGATCGGGCAGCTTTTGAGCCTGCAACACAATCCGCAGCGCACCAGCCGCGAAGTGAAAACTCTCACCGCGCGGCACATCGCCGAGCTGGAAGCCAAAATCGAACGCTTGCAGGGCATGGTGGCCGAGCTGCAACGCTGGCACGATGCCTGCGCGGGAGACGACTGCCCGGATTGTGCGATTTTGGCCGGGCTGGAGGAGCGTTAG